One region of Limnospira fusiformis SAG 85.79 genomic DNA includes:
- a CDS encoding glycosyltransferase, translating into MELRVKDILSKSEYACPDVMYYVATRFNLWSPNRGRKLGDANWQKKYEDWCVDRMEELKNICFPSLIKQKIMPHKWLILFDEVPVKKIHEQILRLEDKYDFIKIVFVSRPYGFENFQPILSQELKLITPKDKLICTTRLDSDDSLNTYYFSLLDEVISILRKDNSSISLPICINFLFGFLRNLINNECVVFLNECNPMYSLLEENNSTLMTPYYGIHKKIDRIVKTINISTDRPMWLQNNTENNITTRGYSHLIKVDNFDNYKNLFGFR; encoded by the coding sequence ATGGAACTGAGAGTTAAAGATATTTTAAGTAAATCTGAATATGCTTGTCCTGACGTAATGTATTATGTTGCCACTAGATTTAATTTGTGGAGTCCTAATAGAGGTAGAAAATTAGGTGATGCTAATTGGCAAAAAAAATATGAGGATTGGTGCGTTGACAGAATGGAAGAATTAAAAAATATATGTTTTCCTTCTTTAATAAAACAAAAAATTATGCCTCACAAATGGTTAATATTATTCGATGAAGTCCCAGTCAAAAAAATACATGAACAAATTTTAAGGTTGGAAGATAAATACGATTTTATTAAAATAGTTTTTGTTAGTCGTCCTTACGGTTTTGAAAACTTTCAGCCTATCTTGTCTCAAGAACTTAAACTTATTACTCCTAAAGACAAGTTAATATGTACAACTAGATTAGACAGTGATGATTCTTTAAACACTTATTATTTTTCTTTACTAGATGAAGTAATTAGTATTTTAAGAAAAGACAATAGTTCAATTAGTTTACCAATATGTATTAATTTCTTATTTGGTTTTTTAAGAAATCTCATAAATAATGAATGTGTCGTTTTTTTGAACGAATGTAATCCTATGTACTCTTTATTAGAGGAGAATAATTCGACTTTGATGACTCCTTATTATGGAATACATAAAAAAATTGATCGAATTGTTAAGACAATCAATATATCTACTGATAGACCAATGTGGCTACAGAATAATACAGAAAATAATATCACAACTAGAGGCTACAGTCATCTCATCAAAGTGGACAATTTTGATAATTATAAAAATTTATTTGGTTTTAGATAG
- the wecC gene encoding UDP-N-acetyl-D-mannosamine dehydrogenase: MESVCVMGLGYVGLPTASLLANRGFKVHGVDINPSVVELISQGEVHITEPDLDVLVRGAVNSGNLTVGLEPKSADVFMVAVPTPFKDSHVPDISYIEAATKALAPYVESGNLVILESTSPVGTTEKMAGWLQELRPELDVQGSVYMAHCPERVLPGQTLKELVVNDRVIGGLNSVSADKAAQFYRQFVTGEIVCTNARTAELAKLAENSFRDVNIAFANELSMICDRLDINVWELIELANRHPRVNILQPGPGVGGHCIAVDPWFIVDAAPQEARLIRTAREVNDSKIDFVVAKVKEAAAKFENPKIACLGLSYKADIDDLRESPAVKVMEKLLSDKVGEIFVVEPHVSQLPMSLANQEGLEMLNLDDALSKCDVILLLVKHREFGSIKSGIFKEKILLDKEKTLLDLVGTLKVH, from the coding sequence ATGGAAAGTGTTTGTGTGATGGGTTTGGGTTATGTGGGTTTACCAACGGCGAGTTTGTTGGCGAACCGAGGATTTAAGGTTCATGGGGTGGATATTAACCCCTCGGTTGTGGAGTTGATTAGCCAGGGGGAAGTGCATATTACTGAGCCAGATTTGGATGTGTTAGTGAGGGGTGCGGTTAATAGTGGTAATTTGACGGTAGGGTTGGAACCGAAGTCTGCGGATGTGTTTATGGTGGCGGTTCCGACTCCGTTTAAGGATAGTCATGTGCCGGATATCTCTTATATTGAGGCGGCTACCAAGGCACTGGCTCCCTATGTGGAATCGGGGAATTTGGTGATTTTGGAGTCTACCAGTCCGGTGGGGACGACGGAAAAGATGGCGGGTTGGTTGCAGGAGTTGCGTCCTGAGTTGGATGTTCAGGGGTCGGTTTATATGGCTCATTGTCCTGAACGAGTTTTGCCGGGTCAGACGTTGAAGGAGTTGGTGGTGAATGACCGGGTGATTGGGGGTCTTAATTCGGTTTCGGCTGACAAGGCTGCTCAATTTTATCGCCAGTTTGTGACCGGGGAGATTGTTTGCACCAATGCGCGGACGGCAGAGTTGGCGAAGTTGGCGGAAAATTCGTTTCGGGATGTTAATATCGCTTTTGCTAATGAGTTGTCGATGATTTGCGATCGGCTTGACATTAATGTTTGGGAACTGATAGAATTAGCGAATCGTCATCCTCGGGTGAATATTCTGCAACCGGGGCCGGGTGTTGGGGGGCATTGTATTGCCGTTGACCCTTGGTTTATTGTGGATGCTGCACCCCAGGAGGCGAGGTTGATTAGAACCGCACGGGAGGTGAATGATAGTAAAATTGATTTTGTCGTTGCTAAGGTTAAGGAGGCTGCTGCTAAGTTTGAAAATCCCAAGATTGCTTGTTTGGGGTTGAGTTATAAGGCTGATATTGATGATTTGCGGGAGAGTCCAGCAGTTAAGGTGATGGAGAAGTTGTTGTCGGATAAAGTGGGGGAGATTTTTGTTGTGGAGCCTCATGTTTCACAGTTGCCAATGTCTTTGGCTAATCAGGAAGGATTAGAAATGCTAAATTTGGATGATGCCTTGTCTAAGTGCGATGTTATTTTATTGCTTGTAAAGCATAGAGAATTTGGCAGTATAAAGTCTGGCATTTTTAAAGAAAAAATATTACTGGACAAAGAAAAAACATTACTGGACTTGGTAGGAACTTTGAAAGTTCATTAA
- a CDS encoding glycosyltransferase: MTSTVDNSSLEIANKLLQQGKIQEAVAEYRRGIELTPDLSWHHYYLGEALTQLEDWEGAVSAYRQAISLGSNYLCYYRLGVALVKSERWDEAIEVLNQGLELKPDYYKFYLPLGQALVHQQHWEPAMEAYRKAVALKPGVAEFNLQLGYLLRRHRRFQEAAGYLQRAVDFQGDDPQLQLALGVALVEGGTDLDRAEGCLRRTLELQPDQGEAYFYLGKLCQGRDQLQEALGFYRRCGELSPGVDSALAVAAVLEKLGRWTDAVDQYRQVVLEFGECGPASLGLGRALAELERPVEAVVEWRRAVKLGVEAPEVHRLLAETLVELGRWSEVVEHWKWLLERYPGAVDWRRRLALALMGLGRWTEAAAQWGEYWRVAPGSGRGRVVDFRPQKKTHGEIDHSQELSITGDLTVEFWLYLRDWPDNWTDIISKYVNDEQNEFCFRLKDETVGQWYYGNGETGKVTWDVKWFPEKEIKLNEWVHVACVRKVGEYGRIYFNGVLRREKDWSRESEAVGTEAPVRLMGSPQWQRFQDGKLSEVRLWNRARSGDEIREGMCEGLTGEEPGLVGLWHGDESDEGVLVDAVGHHHGRLVMAADAGKERPRVGVCGWELSHNAAGRAYTLAQLYGGFAEVELIGCLFPKYGGQVWEPIRGGEIRCHTIRVEDEGRFIEQALGLVLAHPYEVVHLSKPRMPNIIFGLLYKLVWGARVIVDIDDEELIFVRASEPVDLRELLESGEGLPKWKHLQGKEWTRIAVGLVREFDGVTVSNRALQERYGGVVIRHARDEGRFVPSADLKRGSRERFGIAQDKKVVLFFGTPRKHKGLVTTARALASLGRKDVVFAIIGDFEDGKLKEELQGIPGVDYVFVGNQPFESIPDVVAVGDICVLLQDADFRVSQFQIPAKLSDALGMGLVVLLSETAAVADVIESGAVVPVAEGDLPAVLDRVLSDEAECNKFRVRGRELLAAEFGFGVNGSRLAEVMDEVRSGVGVLSDELNLLLAGFPAVGWVWQHWGEGVLETRRLRPVGQGVSIIVLSWNGAGLLRRLLSSFFATNTYFPVEFIIIDHGSEDNTAEVVRQQAIKGDVRYINRGANFSFSNSCNYGAGLAKYPYLLFLNNDIVFSSDVLPLAVSRLDDATIGAVGVRLDDEPSSLPKGKEPGVHHTGIEFVWNEKRGYFQPEQIRHGSLKDYLANATAEGDFFPAVTGAFLLCRKGDLERVGGFSLDYDYGLEDIDFCLRLGRDLQKKCYCINQVSLQHQEGATRQKGNQPQRREVRENNHQVFKLNWSHDTKILVTNQRIIVSPILSQKKFDTVNSFEDILHSTKPLLPAWINDNVRKQAQTIVEQAKPDISVIIPTWNRGSIILRAIKSAFQQTIQPFEVIVIDDGSTDNTITLLQKYFATEILQKKLRIIQSNHQGVSKARNIGLQNAKGNLIAYLDSDNYWHQDHLLYTTAALYKQNATSVYSATNVKNITKSYYKVLCKKYDREQMLRSNFIDLNSFIHRIEMYKLHGGFDETLTRLVDWELIIRYTADGRCVLVPLVTVEYFLEEKSLNNITFSEPLDKNVNRVFLKHSKEYIERGILTQAEIERKEANEANDVQENGHRGRVDIDKQSVLWREKQDFSPGEISELFNPLYHWYLKIDKNPDNYWLYWRLGNALFHQNLLDHGLVFYKLGLKINPNNYELNLQIGKVLLLQNKFDRALVYLTKAQELQPMSFEVNLNLALALEKLNRLDEAVLCYQKAFIISPGNYFVIKQLAGIWESQGKHQEAIELYRQVLERGYGNPGNDSRSDIDSVGTGFNKTVLFALHLSLPYEGTGYAVRSQHILKSLRGHGLNVLAATRWGYPKNLPEHRSRSIPAWDELEGVRYFRLGISESDSSSDNRNYNWIEKYAEGLVELAASHKAMVIHGCSTFVNGVAAVLAARRLGVKSVYEIRGLWHLSRVAREPEFRNSYEYAYQQMMEENAARQADAVVVISEVLKERVMSWGVSSDKITVVPNAVNLKEFYPREADSDLQEQFGLAGKFVIGFLGSLNGYEGVDVLIEAVKGLVEQGYEMTLMVVGGGLALKDLQALGLSGSGKENIIFTGRVPFSQMLDYYSVCDLCVFPRRNDDVCRYVPPLKVLEPMAMAKPVIVSNLPPLVEMVENEKTGLVCRCGDVDSLREQILRVYRDEGLRRVLGREARSWVERYRSWDEVSQRYLGVYESLFAVRSR, from the coding sequence ATGACCAGCACTGTCGATAACTCTAGCCTCGAAATCGCCAATAAACTCCTCCAACAAGGGAAAATTCAAGAAGCCGTAGCTGAGTATCGCCGGGGTATTGAGTTAACGCCAGACCTCTCCTGGCATCACTACTATTTGGGAGAGGCTCTCACTCAGTTGGAGGACTGGGAAGGGGCTGTGTCCGCATATCGACAAGCTATTTCTCTCGGTTCCAATTATCTCTGCTACTATCGCCTCGGTGTCGCTTTGGTCAAGTCCGAACGTTGGGATGAGGCTATAGAAGTATTAAATCAGGGCCTGGAATTAAAGCCAGATTATTATAAGTTTTATTTGCCCTTGGGTCAAGCTTTGGTTCACCAACAGCATTGGGAACCCGCTATGGAAGCCTATCGGAAAGCGGTAGCTTTGAAGCCGGGGGTGGCAGAATTTAACTTACAGTTGGGCTACCTGTTGCGCCGCCACCGACGATTTCAGGAGGCTGCGGGTTATTTGCAGCGTGCGGTGGATTTTCAGGGTGATGACCCCCAATTGCAGTTGGCTTTGGGCGTGGCTTTGGTGGAGGGGGGAACAGACCTCGACCGGGCGGAGGGTTGTTTGCGGCGGACTCTGGAGTTGCAACCTGACCAGGGGGAAGCCTATTTTTATCTGGGGAAATTGTGCCAGGGACGAGACCAGCTTCAGGAGGCTTTGGGGTTCTATCGTCGCTGTGGGGAGTTGAGTCCGGGGGTTGACTCTGCCTTGGCTGTGGCTGCAGTTTTGGAGAAGTTGGGGCGCTGGACTGATGCCGTAGACCAGTATCGCCAAGTCGTCCTGGAGTTTGGGGAGTGCGGTCCGGCTTCCTTGGGTTTGGGACGGGCTTTGGCGGAGTTGGAACGTCCCGTTGAAGCCGTGGTGGAGTGGCGACGGGCGGTGAAATTGGGGGTGGAAGCGCCCGAGGTGCATCGGCTTTTGGCTGAGACTTTGGTGGAGTTGGGTCGCTGGTCAGAGGTGGTGGAGCATTGGAAGTGGCTGCTGGAGCGCTATCCGGGGGCGGTAGATTGGCGGCGGCGGTTGGCTTTGGCTTTGATGGGATTGGGTCGCTGGACAGAAGCTGCGGCGCAATGGGGAGAATATTGGCGGGTGGCTCCGGGGTCGGGTCGGGGTCGGGTGGTGGATTTTCGACCCCAGAAGAAGACTCATGGGGAAATTGACCACAGTCAGGAGTTGAGTATTACCGGGGATTTGACGGTCGAGTTTTGGCTGTATTTGAGAGATTGGCCGGATAATTGGACAGATATTATCTCTAAGTATGTCAACGACGAGCAAAATGAGTTCTGCTTTCGGTTGAAGGATGAGACGGTGGGACAGTGGTATTACGGCAACGGGGAAACGGGAAAGGTTACCTGGGATGTCAAGTGGTTTCCCGAAAAGGAGATTAAGTTAAACGAGTGGGTTCATGTGGCTTGCGTGCGGAAGGTGGGGGAGTATGGGCGCATTTATTTTAATGGGGTTCTCCGGCGAGAGAAGGATTGGAGCCGGGAGTCGGAGGCTGTGGGGACTGAGGCTCCGGTGCGGTTGATGGGAAGTCCGCAATGGCAGCGGTTTCAGGATGGCAAGTTGTCGGAGGTGCGCCTGTGGAATCGGGCTAGGAGTGGGGATGAGATTCGCGAGGGAATGTGTGAAGGTCTGACCGGGGAAGAACCGGGGCTGGTGGGGCTTTGGCATGGGGATGAGTCGGACGAGGGGGTTTTGGTGGATGCCGTGGGTCATCATCACGGCAGATTGGTAATGGCAGCGGATGCTGGGAAGGAGCGTCCTCGGGTGGGGGTGTGCGGTTGGGAGTTGTCCCATAATGCTGCCGGACGTGCCTATACTTTGGCGCAGTTGTATGGGGGTTTTGCTGAGGTGGAGTTGATTGGCTGTCTGTTTCCTAAGTACGGGGGGCAGGTGTGGGAGCCGATTCGGGGGGGCGAGATTCGTTGTCATACGATACGGGTTGAGGATGAGGGACGGTTTATTGAGCAGGCTTTGGGTCTGGTTTTGGCGCATCCCTATGAGGTGGTGCATTTGTCGAAGCCTCGGATGCCGAATATTATTTTTGGGCTTTTATATAAGCTGGTCTGGGGTGCGCGGGTGATTGTCGATATTGATGATGAGGAGTTGATTTTTGTTAGGGCATCAGAACCTGTGGATTTGCGGGAGTTGTTGGAGTCTGGGGAAGGTTTGCCAAAATGGAAGCATTTGCAGGGTAAGGAGTGGACTCGCATCGCAGTGGGTTTGGTGCGGGAGTTTGATGGGGTGACGGTCTCGAATCGGGCTTTGCAGGAGCGTTATGGCGGGGTGGTGATTCGTCATGCACGGGATGAGGGGCGGTTTGTGCCTTCGGCTGACCTGAAGCGCGGCAGTCGGGAACGCTTTGGTATTGCTCAGGATAAAAAGGTGGTGCTGTTTTTTGGTACGCCAAGGAAGCATAAGGGTTTGGTGACCACGGCTCGTGCTTTGGCGAGTTTGGGGCGCAAGGATGTGGTATTTGCGATTATTGGGGATTTCGAGGATGGGAAGTTAAAAGAGGAGTTGCAGGGTATCCCTGGGGTGGACTATGTGTTTGTGGGGAATCAGCCGTTTGAGTCTATCCCGGATGTGGTGGCGGTGGGTGATATTTGTGTCCTGTTGCAGGATGCGGACTTTCGGGTGTCGCAGTTCCAAATTCCGGCGAAGTTGTCGGATGCTTTGGGAATGGGGTTGGTGGTGCTGTTGTCGGAAACGGCGGCGGTGGCTGATGTGATTGAGTCGGGGGCTGTGGTTCCCGTGGCTGAGGGGGATTTGCCTGCGGTTTTGGATAGGGTATTATCAGATGAGGCGGAATGTAATAAATTCCGGGTTCGCGGTCGGGAGTTATTGGCGGCGGAGTTTGGGTTTGGGGTGAATGGGTCTCGGTTAGCGGAGGTTATGGATGAGGTTCGCAGCGGGGTTGGGGTCCTCTCCGATGAGTTGAATTTGTTATTGGCGGGGTTCCCTGCTGTGGGGTGGGTTTGGCAACACTGGGGAGAGGGTGTGTTAGAAACTCGGAGATTGCGCCCGGTGGGTCAGGGAGTTTCTATTATTGTCCTCAGTTGGAATGGGGCGGGTTTGCTACGGCGGCTTCTGTCTAGTTTTTTTGCCACGAATACTTATTTTCCGGTTGAGTTCATTATTATTGACCACGGTTCGGAAGATAACACGGCTGAGGTGGTTCGTCAGCAGGCGATTAAGGGGGATGTTCGTTATATTAACCGAGGTGCTAATTTTTCCTTTTCCAATTCTTGTAATTATGGGGCGGGTTTGGCGAAGTATCCTTATTTGCTGTTTCTGAATAATGATATTGTTTTTAGTTCGGATGTGTTGCCTTTGGCGGTGAGTCGGTTGGATGATGCGACCATTGGGGCGGTGGGGGTGCGTTTGGATGATGAGCCTTCGTCGTTACCGAAAGGGAAAGAACCGGGGGTACACCATACGGGTATTGAGTTTGTTTGGAACGAAAAGCGAGGTTATTTCCAGCCGGAACAAATTCGCCATGGCAGTCTGAAGGATTATTTGGCGAATGCTACGGCTGAGGGTGATTTCTTTCCGGCGGTGACGGGGGCGTTTTTGTTGTGTCGGAAGGGTGATTTGGAAAGGGTCGGCGGCTTTTCTCTGGATTATGATTATGGTTTGGAGGATATTGATTTTTGTTTGCGTTTGGGGCGGGATTTACAGAAGAAGTGTTACTGCATTAATCAGGTGAGTTTGCAGCACCAAGAGGGGGCGACTCGCCAGAAGGGGAATCAGCCACAGCGTCGTGAGGTTAGGGAGAATAACCATCAAGTTTTTAAACTGAACTGGAGTCATGATACTAAAATATTAGTGACTAACCAAAGGATAATAGTTAGTCCCATTCTATCTCAAAAAAAATTTGATACTGTTAATAGCTTTGAAGACATATTACACAGCACCAAACCATTGTTGCCAGCCTGGATAAATGACAATGTAAGAAAACAAGCTCAAACAATTGTTGAACAGGCAAAACCTGACATTAGTGTTATTATTCCTACTTGGAATAGAGGTTCAATAATTTTAAGAGCGATTAAGTCTGCTTTTCAGCAGACAATTCAACCCTTTGAAGTAATTGTTATAGATGATGGTAGTACAGACAACACAATAACTTTATTGCAAAAATATTTTGCCACTGAAATATTACAAAAAAAACTACGGATTATTCAAAGCAATCATCAGGGAGTTTCCAAGGCTAGAAATATAGGTTTACAGAATGCGAAAGGAAATTTAATTGCATATCTTGATAGTGATAATTATTGGCATCAGGATCATCTACTATATACAACAGCAGCTTTGTATAAACAGAATGCAACAAGTGTTTACTCGGCAACGAATGTTAAAAATATAACTAAATCATATTACAAAGTTCTTTGTAAAAAATATGATAGAGAACAAATGCTCCGTTCCAATTTTATTGACTTAAATTCTTTTATACACAGAATAGAAATGTATAAGCTTCATGGAGGATTTGATGAAACCCTAACACGGTTAGTTGATTGGGAACTAATTATTAGATACACTGCAGATGGTAGATGTGTTTTAGTTCCCCTAGTAACTGTTGAGTATTTTCTGGAAGAAAAAAGTCTAAACAATATTACATTTTCAGAACCCCTCGATAAAAATGTAAATCGTGTATTTCTGAAACATTCAAAAGAATATATCGAAAGAGGCATTTTAACCCAAGCTGAAATTGAGAGAAAAGAAGCTAATGAAGCTAATGATGTTCAGGAGAATGGACATCGCGGGAGGGTGGATATTGATAAACAATCTGTTTTATGGCGAGAAAAGCAAGATTTTTCTCCTGGGGAGATTAGTGAATTATTCAATCCTCTTTATCATTGGTATTTAAAAATAGATAAAAATCCAGATAATTACTGGTTATATTGGCGATTAGGAAATGCGTTATTTCATCAAAATTTGTTAGACCATGGGCTTGTTTTTTATAAATTAGGCTTGAAAATTAATCCTAATAACTATGAGTTAAATCTGCAAATTGGCAAGGTTCTATTATTACAAAATAAGTTTGATAGGGCGTTAGTATATTTGACAAAAGCTCAGGAATTGCAGCCGATGTCTTTTGAGGTTAATCTCAATTTAGCACTGGCTTTAGAAAAGCTGAATCGTTTGGATGAGGCGGTTTTGTGTTATCAAAAAGCATTTATTATTAGCCCTGGTAACTACTTTGTGATTAAACAGTTAGCAGGTATTTGGGAAAGCCAGGGTAAACATCAAGAGGCGATTGAGCTTTATCGACAAGTCCTAGAACGTGGATATGGTAATCCGGGAAATGATAGTCGTTCTGATATTGATTCGGTCGGGACTGGGTTTAATAAAACTGTGCTGTTTGCTTTACATCTTTCCTTGCCTTATGAGGGGACGGGTTATGCGGTTCGTTCTCAACATATTTTAAAATCACTGCGTGGTCATGGTTTGAATGTTTTGGCTGCTACCCGCTGGGGATATCCGAAAAATTTACCAGAGCATCGTAGTCGTTCAATTCCGGCTTGGGATGAGTTGGAGGGGGTGAGATATTTTCGTTTGGGAATATCGGAAAGTGACTCTAGCTCGGATAACCGGAACTACAACTGGATAGAAAAGTATGCCGAGGGTTTGGTAGAGTTGGCGGCTTCCCACAAGGCTATGGTCATTCATGGCTGTTCTACTTTTGTTAATGGGGTGGCTGCTGTGTTGGCGGCGCGGAGGCTGGGAGTGAAGTCGGTTTATGAGATTCGCGGTTTATGGCATCTATCACGGGTGGCGCGGGAACCGGAGTTTCGCAACTCTTATGAGTATGCTTATCAGCAAATGATGGAGGAGAACGCGGCGCGACAGGCGGATGCTGTGGTGGTCATTTCTGAGGTTTTGAAAGAAAGGGTGATGAGTTGGGGGGTTAGTTCAGATAAAATCACTGTAGTCCCGAATGCGGTGAATTTGAAGGAGTTTTACCCCAGGGAAGCTGATTCGGATTTGCAGGAGCAGTTTGGGTTGGCTGGGAAGTTTGTGATTGGCTTTCTGGGTTCTTTGAATGGTTATGAGGGGGTTGATGTTTTAATCGAGGCGGTGAAGGGACTGGTTGAACAGGGATACGAAATGACGTTGATGGTGGTGGGGGGTGGCTTGGCTCTGAAGGATTTACAGGCTCTAGGTTTGTCGGGTTCTGGAAAGGAGAATATTATTTTTACGGGTCGGGTTCCCTTTTCCCAAATGTTAGACTATTATTCTGTTTGCGACTTGTGTGTTTTTCCGCGTCGGAATGATGATGTGTGTCGCTATGTACCGCCCCTGAAGGTTTTAGAACCGATGGCCATGGCGAAGCCTGTTATTGTCTCTAATTTGCCGCCACTGGTGGAAATGGTGGAGAATGAAAAAACGGGTTTGGTTTGTCGCTGTGGTGATGTGGACAGTTTAAGGGAGCAGATTTTGCGGGTTTATCGGGATGAAGGATTGAGGAGAGTTTTGGGTAGGGAAGCGCGAAGTTGGGTGGAGCGTTACCGGAGTTGGGATGAGGTCTCTCAACGATATTTGGGGGTTTATGAGAGTTTATTTGCAGTTCGTTCACGGTAG
- a CDS encoding UDP binding domain-containing protein, giving the protein MDAAPQEARLIRTAREVNDSKIDFVVAKVKEAAAKFENPKIACLGLSYKADIDDLRESPALKIVENLVTSQVGQIFVVEPHLKKIPKSLENQDNVAIVDLDDALSKCNIIVRLVNHRKFLQFDVNLIPQKILLNMV; this is encoded by the coding sequence GTGGATGCTGCACCCCAGGAGGCAAGGTTGATTAGAACGGCACGGGAGGTTAATGATAGTAAAATTGATTTTGTAGTTGCTAAGGTTAAGGAGGCTGCTGCTAAGTTTGAAAATCCCAAGATTGCTTGTTTGGGGTTGAGTTATAAGGCTGATATTGATGATTTGCGGGAGAGTCCTGCTTTGAAAATAGTTGAGAATTTAGTTACATCTCAGGTTGGGCAAATTTTTGTCGTTGAACCGCATCTCAAGAAAATTCCAAAATCTTTAGAAAATCAGGACAACGTAGCCATAGTTGATTTAGATGATGCTTTGTCTAAATGTAACATAATTGTGCGACTTGTTAATCATCGAAAGTTTTTACAGTTCGACGTTAATTTAATTCCGCAAAAAATTTTGTTGAACATGGTATGA
- a CDS encoding carbamoyltransferase family protein, translating to MTIIVGVGGFFHDFNAAAIKIADSLNAPLVVTAEEERFSRKKHHSIMGAKSTSYDCIKHCLSKIEASFEQVDYVILSDKEVHPLKSFLVSLFPNAEFHHVGHHLCHAAAAFYSSGYDDAAILCLDGFGDNKSGLLAYGNKNEIQPIKYIELENSIGLEYLRVTFQIGLGSFGSEGKTQGLAAYGTPKFFDDYMNEIELTDDGGFLLSEQLKNMESYLEGEHYIQEKSLFNDFILDRIERRFKENPLKQEHIDMAASIQQVLDTIGLHCSATLKSATKTSKLVTTGGVALNSTMNGKLLESNLFEGVYAHPSASDRGNALGAALYFITNTMHIHTPLKEPIIYGGQEFSNEEIENNLKDFGISGEKLDDPCQVGAELIAGGKILGWFQGRSELGARALGNRSILADPRSTENKDILNLKVKHREYFRPFAPSVLSEKTKDYFVTNVDLPYMTMTVKVVDDKKGLIPAVTHQDDTARVQSVSSANNPLYHSLISKFNDITGVPVVINTSFNDSGEPIVETPKDAIQCFLKTGMDALIMGNWLIKK from the coding sequence ATGACTATTATTGTTGGTGTCGGTGGTTTTTTTCATGATTTTAATGCGGCAGCTATAAAAATTGCAGATAGTCTTAATGCACCTTTAGTTGTCACGGCAGAAGAGGAAAGGTTTTCTCGCAAAAAGCATCATTCAATTATGGGAGCAAAATCAACATCTTATGATTGTATCAAACACTGTCTGTCAAAAATTGAAGCAAGTTTTGAGCAGGTTGATTATGTTATTCTTTCTGATAAGGAAGTTCACCCTCTCAAAAGTTTTTTAGTAAGCTTGTTCCCCAATGCTGAATTTCATCATGTTGGTCATCACTTGTGTCATGCAGCAGCAGCTTTTTATTCAAGTGGTTATGATGATGCAGCAATTCTTTGCTTGGATGGGTTTGGAGACAATAAAAGTGGTTTATTAGCTTACGGTAATAAAAATGAAATTCAGCCTATTAAATATATAGAATTAGAAAACTCTATTGGTCTTGAGTATTTGCGGGTGACGTTTCAGATAGGTTTGGGTTCTTTTGGTTCGGAAGGTAAGACTCAGGGGTTGGCAGCTTATGGTACTCCAAAGTTTTTTGATGACTATATGAATGAAATAGAGCTTACTGATGATGGTGGTTTTTTACTTTCCGAACAGCTTAAGAACATGGAGAGCTATTTAGAAGGAGAGCATTACATTCAGGAAAAGTCTTTGTTTAATGATTTTATTCTAGATAGAATAGAGAGACGGTTCAAGGAAAATCCTTTAAAACAAGAACATATAGATATGGCTGCCTCTATTCAGCAAGTTTTGGATACTATTGGACTACACTGCAGTGCTACTCTAAAGTCAGCGACTAAAACGTCTAAATTGGTAACTACAGGAGGAGTTGCTCTTAATTCAACAATGAATGGAAAGCTTTTAGAAAGCAATTTATTTGAAGGTGTTTATGCTCATCCGTCAGCTTCAGACAGGGGTAATGCTTTAGGCGCTGCTCTTTATTTTATAACTAATACAATGCACATTCATACCCCTCTCAAAGAACCAATAATTTATGGTGGTCAGGAGTTTTCAAATGAAGAGATAGAAAACAATTTGAAAGACTTTGGGATATCTGGAGAAAAGTTAGATGATCCTTGCCAAGTAGGAGCAGAATTAATTGCGGGTGGCAAAATATTAGGTTGGTTTCAAGGGCGCTCAGAACTGGGGGCAAGAGCTTTAGGGAATAGGTCTATTTTGGCAGATCCGAGATCGACAGAGAATAAAGATATACTAAACCTTAAAGTAAAACATCGAGAATATTTTAGACCGTTTGCACCTAGTGTTTTGAGTGAAAAAACCAAGGATTATTTTGTCACAAATGTAGATTTACCTTATATGACAATGACAGTGAAAGTGGTCGATGATAAGAAAGGTCTTATTCCGGCTGTTACTCATCAAGATGACACCGCCAGGGTGCAGTCTGTTAGTTCAGCTAATAATCCTCTCTACCACAGCTTAATTAGTAAATTTAATGACATTACAGGTGTTCCTGTTGTTATTAATACAAGTTTTAATGATAGTGGAGAACCGATAGTGGAAACTCCAAAGGATGCTATTCAATGCTTTTTAAAAACCGGGATGGATGCTTTAATAATGGGAAACTGGTTAATTAAAAAGTAA